In the genome of Globicephala melas chromosome 7, mGloMel1.2, whole genome shotgun sequence, one region contains:
- the DGKD gene encoding diacylglycerol kinase delta isoform X5 has product MLTKQNNSFQRSKRRYFKLRGRTLYYAKTAKSIIFDEVDLTDASVAESSTKNVNNSFTVITPCRKLILCADNRKEMEDWIAALKTVQSREHFEPTQYSMDHFSGMHNWYACSHARPTYCNVCREALSGVTSHGLSCEVCKFKAHKRCAVRATSNCKWTTLASIGKDIIEDEDGIAMPHQWLEGNLPVSAKCTVCDKTCGSVLRLQDWRCLWCKAMVHTACKESLLTKCPLGLCKVSVIPPTALNSIDSDGFWKATCPPSCTSPLLVFVNSKSGDNQGVKFLRRFKQLLNPAQVFDLMNGGPHLGLRLFQKFDTFRILVCGGDGSVGWVLSEIDSLNLHKQCQLGVLPLGTGNDLARVLGWGSACDDDTQLPQILEKLERASTKMLDRWSVMAYETKLPRPASSSTVTEDLSEGSEVQQILFYEDSVAAHLSKILTSDQHSVVISSAKVLCETVKDFVARVGKAYEKTTESSEESEVMAKKCSVLKEKLDSLLKTLDDESQASSSLPTPPPTIAEEAEDGEGAGGSCGSSSTGDRAVGSACPARPQIFRPREQLMLRANSLKKAIRQIIEHTEKAVDEQNAQTQEHEGFILGLSESEEKKDLKSDDRACHGEGHGEGHGAAKGRSLRRVSKSPCEKLISKGSLSLGGSASLPSQSGNRDSLPALNTKILFPNVRAGMSGSLPGGSVISRLLINADPFNSEPENLEYYTEKCVMNNYFGIGLDAKISLDFNNKRDEHPEKCRSRTKNMMWYGVLGTRELLHRTYKNLEQKVLLECDGRPIPLPSLQGIAVLNIPSYAGGTNFWGGTKEDDTFAAPSFDDKILEVVAVFGSMQMAVSRVIKLQHHRIAQCRTVKISILGDEGVPVQVDGEAWIQPPGYIRIIHKNRAQTLTRDRAFENTLKSWEDKQKCELPRPPSFSLHPEILSEEEANQMDQFGQAAGALIHSIREAARSHRDVEQELAHAVNASSKAMDRVYGKPRAAEGLSCSFVLEMVNNVRALRSETELLLAGKLALQLDPPQKERLTAALVEMDQQLRKLADTRWLCQPVEPGDEENVMLDLSKRSRSGKFRLVTKFKKEKNNKNREARSSLGAPGTCPLLFSWPPGLCGAQALLSPWPRACPRRPGATASGHALRRLVWLQNCTPAFPLHVGGSLVSRPALNLLLVQIQGDRQATEPPACARLGREVGRRQQR; this is encoded by the exons GTCATCACTCCATGTAGGAAACTCATCCTATGTGCAGATAACAGAAAAGAGATGGAAGACTGGATCGCAGCGCTGAAGACGGTCCAGAGCAGGGAGCACTTTGAG CCTACCCAGTACAGCATGGACCACTTCTCAGGGATGCACAACTGGTACGCCTGCTCCCACGCGAGGCCCACCTACTGCAATGTGTGCCGAGAGGCTCTGTCTGGGGTCACGTCCCACGGACTGTCCTGTGAAG TGTGTAAGTTTAAGGCCCACAAACGCTGTGCTGTGCGTGCGACCAGTAACTGCAAGTGGACCACGCTGGCCTCCATCGGGAAGGACATCATCGAGGACGAGGACGGG ATCGCCATGCCTCACCAGTGGCTGGAGGGGAACCTGCCCGTGAGCGCCAAGTGCACAGTGTGTGACAAGACCTGTGGCAGCGTGCTGCGTCTTCAGGACTGGCGCTGCCTCTGGTGCAAGGCCATG GTGCACACGGCGTGTAAAGAATCCTTACTGACCAAGtgcccgctgggcctgtgcaAAGTGTCGGTCATCCCGCCCACCGCTCTCAACAGCATCGATTCTGATG GCTTCTGGAAGGCCACGTGTCCTCCATCCTGCACGAGTCCATTGTTGGTCTTCGTCAATTCAAAAAGTGGGGACAACCAGGGTGTGAAGTTCCTCAGAAGATTTAAGCAGCTGCTGAACCCTGCCCAGGTCTTTGACCTCATGAATGGAGGACCACACCTTGG CCTACGCTTATTCCAGAAGTTTGATACGTTCCGGATTCTGGTTTGTGGTGGAGATGGCAGTGTTGGTTGGGTCCTCTCTGAAATCGACAGCCTCAACCTTCACAAACAG TGTCAGCTGGGAGTGCTGCCCCTCGGCACAGGGAATGACCTGGCTCGCGTGTTAGGCTGGGGCTCGGCCTGTGACGATGACACCCAGCTCCCGCAGATCTTGGAGAAGCTGGAAAGAGCCAGCACCAAGATGCTGGACAG GTGGAGCGTCATGGCCTACGAGACAAAACTCCCCCGGCCAGCCTCCTCTTCCACTGTCACCGAAGACTTGAGTGAGGGCTCCGAG GTGCAGCAGATCCTCTTCTATGAAGACTCGGTCGCGGCCCATCTCTCTAAGATCCTGACCTCCGACCAGCACTCGGTGGTGATCTCATCAGCCAA AGTGCTCTGCGAGACCGTGAAGGACTTCGTGGCTCGGGTGGGGAAGGCCTACGAGAAGACCACCGAGAGCTCAGAGGAATCGGAGGTCATGGCCAAGAAG TGCTCTGTCCTGAAAGAGAAGCTGGATTCTCTCCTCAAGACCCTGGATGACGAGTCCCAGGCCTCGTCCTCTCTGCCTACGCCGCCCCCCACCATCGCCGAGGAGGCGGAAgacggggagggggcgggcggcAGCTGTGGCTCCAGTTCCACCGGGGACCGTGCCGTGGGGTCGGCCTGCCCAGCCCGGCCGCAGATATTCCGTCCTCGGGAGCAGCTCATGCTGAGAGCCAACAGCCTGAAGAAGGCGATTCGCCAGATCATagagcacacagagaaag CTGTGGACGAGCAGAACGCCCAGACCCAAGAGCACGAGGGGTTCATCTTAGGTCTCTCCGAGTCGGAGGAGAAGAAGGACCTGAAGTCGGACGACAGAGCGTGCCACGGCGAGGGCCACGGCGAGGGCCACGGCGCTGCCAAGGGCAGGAGCCTCCGCAGAG TGTCCAAATCCCCGTGTGAAAAGCTGATAAGCAAAGGAAGCTTGTCCCTGGGCGgttctgcctctcttccttcaCAGTCAGGAAACCGGGACAGCCTGCCAGCACTGAACACGAAGATCCTGTTCCCCA ATGTTCGCGCCGGGATGTCTGGTTCCTTGCCTGGAGGTTCAGTCATCAGTCGATTATTAATTAATGCTGATCCCTTTAACTCCGAACCAGAAAACCT AGAGTATTACACAGAGAAGTGCGTCATGAACAATTATTTTGGCATCGGCCTGGATGCGAAGATCTCCCTGGACTTCAACAACAAGCGTGACGAGCACCCAGAGAAGTGCAG GAGTCGAACCAAGAACATGATGTGGTACGGAGTCCTCGGCACCAGAGAGCTGCTGCACAGAACCTACAAGAACCTGGAGCAGAAGGTCCTGCTGGAG TGTGACGGGCGACCCATCCCACTGCCCAGTCTCCAGGGAATTGCTGTCCTCAACATTCCCAGCTATGCTGGAGGGACCAACTTCTGGGGGGGCACCAAGGAGGACGAT ACCTTTGCAGCCCCGTCGTTCGATGACAAGATCTTGGAGGTGGTCGCGGTGTTCGGCAGCATGCAGATGGCCGTCTCCCGTGTCATAAAGCTGCAGCATCACCGCATCGCTCAG TGTCGCACGGTGAAGATCTCCATCCTGGGGGATGAGGGCGTACCTGTGCAGGTGGACGGAGAGGCCTGGATCCAGCCGCCAGGGTACATTCGGATTATCCACAAGAACCGGGCACAGACGCTCACCAGGGATCGG GCCTTTGAGAACACCCTGAAGTCCTGGGAGGACAAGCAGAAGTGTGAGCTGCCCCGccctccatctttctctctgcACCCGGAGATCCTGTCCGAGGAGGAAGCCAACCAGATGGACCAGTTTGGGCAGGCAGCGGGGGCCCTCATCCACAG CATCCGGGAAGCAGCGCGGTCCCACCGAGACGTGGAGCAGGAGCTCGCCCACGCCGTCAACGCCAGCTCCAAGGCCATGGACCGGGTGTACGGCAAGCCCAGGGCCGCAGAG GGGCTGAGCTGCAGCTTCGTGCTGGAGATGGTGAATAACGTCAGAGCTCTGCGCAGCGAGACGGAGCTGTTGCTGGCGGGGAAGCTGGCCCTG CAGTTGGATCCCCCTCAGAAGGAACGGCTCACGGCTGCCCTCGTCGAGATGGACCAGCAGCTCAGGAAGCTGGCGGACACCCGCTGGCTGTGCCAGCCCGTGGAGCCTGGTGATGAAGAG AACGTGATGCTGGATCTTTCCAAGCGCAGCCGCAGCGGTAAATTCCGCCTGGTGACCAAGTTTAAGAAGGAGAAGAATAACAAGAACAGAGAAGCTCGCAGCAGCCTGGGAGCCCCGGGTACCTGCCCTCTGCTGTTCTCCTGGCCACCCGGGCTGTGTGGGGCCCAGGCTCTGCTTTCTCCCTGGCCTCGTGCCTGTCCCCGTCGTCCCGGGGCCACGGCCTCCGGTCATGCCCTGCGCCGACTCGTCTGGCTACAGAACTGCACCCCGGCTTTCCCGCTCCATGTGGGAGGCTCACTGGTGTCACGCCCTGCCCTGAACTTGCTCCTGGTGCAGATTCAGGGTGACAGACAGGCCACCGAGCCGCCTGCCTGCGCTAGATTGGGGCGCGAGGTGGGGAGGAGACAGCAGAGGTGA
- the DGKD gene encoding diacylglycerol kinase delta isoform X2 encodes MAAAAGAPQPGPPQPPPPPPPEESSDSEPEAEPGSPQKLIRKVSTSGQIRQKTVIKEGMLTKQNNSFQRSKRRYFKLRGRTLYYAKTAKSIIFDEVDLTDASVAESSTKNVNNSFTVITPCRKLILCADNRKEMEDWIAALKTVQSREHFEPTQYSMDHFSGMHNWYACSHARPTYCNVCREALSGVTSHGLSCEVCKFKAHKRCAVRATSNCKWTTLASIGKDIIEDEDGIAMPHQWLEGNLPVSAKCTVCDKTCGSVLRLQDWRCLWCKAMVHTACKESLLTKCPLGLCKVSVIPPTALNSIDSDGFWKATCPPSCTSPLLVFVNSKSGDNQGVKFLRRFKQLLNPAQVFDLMNGGPHLGLRLFQKFDTFRILVCGGDGSVGWVLSEIDSLNLHKQCQLGVLPLGTGNDLARVLGWGSACDDDTQLPQILEKLERASTKMLDRWSVMAYETKLPRPASSSTVTEDLSEGSEQILFYEDSVAAHLSKILTSDQHSVVISSAKVLCETVKDFVARVGKAYEKTTESSEESEVMAKKCSVLKEKLDSLLKTLDDESQASSSLPTPPPTIAEEAEDGEGAGGSCGSSSTGDRAVGSACPARPQIFRPREQLMLRANSLKKAIRQIIEHTEKAVDEQNAQTQEHEGFILGLSESEEKKDLKSDDRACHGEGHGEGHGAAKGRSLRRVSKSPCEKLISKGSLSLGGSASLPSQSGNRDSLPALNTKILFPNVRAGMSGSLPGGSVISRLLINADPFNSEPENLEYYTEKCVMNNYFGIGLDAKISLDFNNKRDEHPEKCRSRTKNMMWYGVLGTRELLHRTYKNLEQKVLLECDGRPIPLPSLQGIAVLNIPSYAGGTNFWGGTKEDDTFAAPSFDDKILEVVAVFGSMQMAVSRVIKLQHHRIAQCRTVKISILGDEGVPVQVDGEAWIQPPGYIRIIHKNRAQTLTRDRAFENTLKSWEDKQKCELPRPPSFSLHPEILSEEEANQMDQFGQAAGALIHSIREAARSHRDVEQELAHAVNASSKAMDRVYGKPRAAEGLSCSFVLEMVNNVRALRSETELLLAGKLALQLDPPQKERLTAALVEMDQQLRKLADTRWLCQPVEPGDEENVMLDLSKRSRSGKFRLVTKFKKEKNNKNREARSSLGAPGTCPLLFSWPPGLCGAQALLSPWPRACPRRPGATASGHALRRLVWLQNCTPAFPLHVGGSLVSRPALNLLLVQIQGDRQATEPPACARLGREVGRRQQR; translated from the exons GTCATCACTCCATGTAGGAAACTCATCCTATGTGCAGATAACAGAAAAGAGATGGAAGACTGGATCGCAGCGCTGAAGACGGTCCAGAGCAGGGAGCACTTTGAG CCTACCCAGTACAGCATGGACCACTTCTCAGGGATGCACAACTGGTACGCCTGCTCCCACGCGAGGCCCACCTACTGCAATGTGTGCCGAGAGGCTCTGTCTGGGGTCACGTCCCACGGACTGTCCTGTGAAG TGTGTAAGTTTAAGGCCCACAAACGCTGTGCTGTGCGTGCGACCAGTAACTGCAAGTGGACCACGCTGGCCTCCATCGGGAAGGACATCATCGAGGACGAGGACGGG ATCGCCATGCCTCACCAGTGGCTGGAGGGGAACCTGCCCGTGAGCGCCAAGTGCACAGTGTGTGACAAGACCTGTGGCAGCGTGCTGCGTCTTCAGGACTGGCGCTGCCTCTGGTGCAAGGCCATG GTGCACACGGCGTGTAAAGAATCCTTACTGACCAAGtgcccgctgggcctgtgcaAAGTGTCGGTCATCCCGCCCACCGCTCTCAACAGCATCGATTCTGATG GCTTCTGGAAGGCCACGTGTCCTCCATCCTGCACGAGTCCATTGTTGGTCTTCGTCAATTCAAAAAGTGGGGACAACCAGGGTGTGAAGTTCCTCAGAAGATTTAAGCAGCTGCTGAACCCTGCCCAGGTCTTTGACCTCATGAATGGAGGACCACACCTTGG CCTACGCTTATTCCAGAAGTTTGATACGTTCCGGATTCTGGTTTGTGGTGGAGATGGCAGTGTTGGTTGGGTCCTCTCTGAAATCGACAGCCTCAACCTTCACAAACAG TGTCAGCTGGGAGTGCTGCCCCTCGGCACAGGGAATGACCTGGCTCGCGTGTTAGGCTGGGGCTCGGCCTGTGACGATGACACCCAGCTCCCGCAGATCTTGGAGAAGCTGGAAAGAGCCAGCACCAAGATGCTGGACAG GTGGAGCGTCATGGCCTACGAGACAAAACTCCCCCGGCCAGCCTCCTCTTCCACTGTCACCGAAGACTTGAGTGAGGGCTCCGAG CAGATCCTCTTCTATGAAGACTCGGTCGCGGCCCATCTCTCTAAGATCCTGACCTCCGACCAGCACTCGGTGGTGATCTCATCAGCCAA AGTGCTCTGCGAGACCGTGAAGGACTTCGTGGCTCGGGTGGGGAAGGCCTACGAGAAGACCACCGAGAGCTCAGAGGAATCGGAGGTCATGGCCAAGAAG TGCTCTGTCCTGAAAGAGAAGCTGGATTCTCTCCTCAAGACCCTGGATGACGAGTCCCAGGCCTCGTCCTCTCTGCCTACGCCGCCCCCCACCATCGCCGAGGAGGCGGAAgacggggagggggcgggcggcAGCTGTGGCTCCAGTTCCACCGGGGACCGTGCCGTGGGGTCGGCCTGCCCAGCCCGGCCGCAGATATTCCGTCCTCGGGAGCAGCTCATGCTGAGAGCCAACAGCCTGAAGAAGGCGATTCGCCAGATCATagagcacacagagaaag CTGTGGACGAGCAGAACGCCCAGACCCAAGAGCACGAGGGGTTCATCTTAGGTCTCTCCGAGTCGGAGGAGAAGAAGGACCTGAAGTCGGACGACAGAGCGTGCCACGGCGAGGGCCACGGCGAGGGCCACGGCGCTGCCAAGGGCAGGAGCCTCCGCAGAG TGTCCAAATCCCCGTGTGAAAAGCTGATAAGCAAAGGAAGCTTGTCCCTGGGCGgttctgcctctcttccttcaCAGTCAGGAAACCGGGACAGCCTGCCAGCACTGAACACGAAGATCCTGTTCCCCA ATGTTCGCGCCGGGATGTCTGGTTCCTTGCCTGGAGGTTCAGTCATCAGTCGATTATTAATTAATGCTGATCCCTTTAACTCCGAACCAGAAAACCT AGAGTATTACACAGAGAAGTGCGTCATGAACAATTATTTTGGCATCGGCCTGGATGCGAAGATCTCCCTGGACTTCAACAACAAGCGTGACGAGCACCCAGAGAAGTGCAG GAGTCGAACCAAGAACATGATGTGGTACGGAGTCCTCGGCACCAGAGAGCTGCTGCACAGAACCTACAAGAACCTGGAGCAGAAGGTCCTGCTGGAG TGTGACGGGCGACCCATCCCACTGCCCAGTCTCCAGGGAATTGCTGTCCTCAACATTCCCAGCTATGCTGGAGGGACCAACTTCTGGGGGGGCACCAAGGAGGACGAT ACCTTTGCAGCCCCGTCGTTCGATGACAAGATCTTGGAGGTGGTCGCGGTGTTCGGCAGCATGCAGATGGCCGTCTCCCGTGTCATAAAGCTGCAGCATCACCGCATCGCTCAG TGTCGCACGGTGAAGATCTCCATCCTGGGGGATGAGGGCGTACCTGTGCAGGTGGACGGAGAGGCCTGGATCCAGCCGCCAGGGTACATTCGGATTATCCACAAGAACCGGGCACAGACGCTCACCAGGGATCGG GCCTTTGAGAACACCCTGAAGTCCTGGGAGGACAAGCAGAAGTGTGAGCTGCCCCGccctccatctttctctctgcACCCGGAGATCCTGTCCGAGGAGGAAGCCAACCAGATGGACCAGTTTGGGCAGGCAGCGGGGGCCCTCATCCACAG CATCCGGGAAGCAGCGCGGTCCCACCGAGACGTGGAGCAGGAGCTCGCCCACGCCGTCAACGCCAGCTCCAAGGCCATGGACCGGGTGTACGGCAAGCCCAGGGCCGCAGAG GGGCTGAGCTGCAGCTTCGTGCTGGAGATGGTGAATAACGTCAGAGCTCTGCGCAGCGAGACGGAGCTGTTGCTGGCGGGGAAGCTGGCCCTG CAGTTGGATCCCCCTCAGAAGGAACGGCTCACGGCTGCCCTCGTCGAGATGGACCAGCAGCTCAGGAAGCTGGCGGACACCCGCTGGCTGTGCCAGCCCGTGGAGCCTGGTGATGAAGAG AACGTGATGCTGGATCTTTCCAAGCGCAGCCGCAGCGGTAAATTCCGCCTGGTGACCAAGTTTAAGAAGGAGAAGAATAACAAGAACAGAGAAGCTCGCAGCAGCCTGGGAGCCCCGGGTACCTGCCCTCTGCTGTTCTCCTGGCCACCCGGGCTGTGTGGGGCCCAGGCTCTGCTTTCTCCCTGGCCTCGTGCCTGTCCCCGTCGTCCCGGGGCCACGGCCTCCGGTCATGCCCTGCGCCGACTCGTCTGGCTACAGAACTGCACCCCGGCTTTCCCGCTCCATGTGGGAGGCTCACTGGTGTCACGCCCTGCCCTGAACTTGCTCCTGGTGCAGATTCAGGGTGACAGACAGGCCACCGAGCCGCCTGCCTGCGCTAGATTGGGGCGCGAGGTGGGGAGGAGACAGCAGAGGTGA